From Thalassococcus sp. S3, one genomic window encodes:
- a CDS encoding flagellar basal body P-ring protein FlgI → MRPFLTIVLLTLLPIVAVANPIRLKDLVEFDGVRGNDLVGYGLVVGLNGTGDGLRNAPFTEEIMTNTLERLGVNVTGEQFRPKNVAAVFVTGSLPPFARAGSQIDVTVSAIGDAKSLLGGTLIMTPLNAADGEIYAVAQGTIIAGGASAEGEAASVVQGVPTSGVIPSGARIEREVDFEFASLSSVRLALREPDFTTASRIEAAINRDFRRAVAVMLDSGTVEVSIEATRMASTAHAIGRIENIRVEPERRARVVVDQRSGTIVLGEDVRISRVAVSQGNLTLRIEEQPLAVQPNPFADGETVVIPRTAAEIEEEDGIGLAEVPDGTSLSEVIAGLNALGVSPRDMIDILKSIKAAGALHAEFVVR, encoded by the coding sequence ATGAGACCCTTTCTGACAATCGTCCTGTTGACGCTTTTGCCGATCGTTGCGGTTGCGAATCCGATCCGCCTGAAGGATCTCGTGGAATTTGACGGGGTACGCGGGAATGATCTTGTTGGCTATGGCCTCGTTGTGGGGCTTAACGGCACCGGGGACGGGCTGCGAAACGCGCCCTTTACCGAAGAGATCATGACGAACACGCTGGAGCGTCTCGGCGTAAACGTGACCGGGGAACAGTTTCGCCCGAAAAACGTCGCAGCGGTTTTCGTGACCGGAAGCTTGCCGCCCTTTGCAAGAGCCGGGAGCCAGATCGACGTGACCGTCTCGGCGATCGGCGACGCAAAGAGCCTTTTGGGCGGCACCCTGATCATGACCCCCCTCAATGCCGCCGACGGGGAGATCTATGCCGTGGCGCAAGGTACAATCATTGCGGGTGGCGCATCAGCGGAGGGCGAGGCTGCAAGCGTTGTCCAGGGCGTGCCAACGTCTGGGGTCATCCCATCCGGGGCCCGGATCGAGCGAGAGGTGGATTTCGAATTTGCCTCCCTATCCTCTGTCCGCCTCGCCTTGCGCGAACCGGACTTCACCACGGCAAGCCGGATCGAGGCTGCCATCAACCGGGATTTCAGACGCGCCGTCGCGGTCATGCTGGATTCTGGAACGGTGGAAGTCAGTATCGAAGCCACCCGGATGGCATCCACCGCTCATGCGATCGGGCGAATTGAAAACATCAGGGTTGAGCCCGAGCGCCGTGCGCGGGTCGTTGTCGATCAGCGCTCCGGCACGATTGTGCTGGGCGAGGACGTGCGCATCTCGAGGGTTGCGGTCTCACAGGGCAACCTGACGCTTCGCATTGAGGAACAGCCTCTTGCTGTCCAGCCAAACCCGTTTGCCGATGGGGAAACGGTCGTGATCCCGAGAACAGCCGCCGAAATCGAGGAAGAAGACGGAATTGGCTTGGCCGAAGTGCCCGATGGTACATCACTCTCCGAAGTGATCGCGGGCCTGAACGCATTGGGTGTTTCCCCGCGCGACATGATCGACATTCTCAAAAGCATCAAGGCCGCAGGCGCCCTTCATGCCGAGTTTGTAGTCCGGTAA
- a CDS encoding flagellin: MCAYSIGDLASSFATMNQTSRIRHTIERLTDELASGRTQDVLERLGGDYTRLSDIEHRMTMLDGYRLSAGETDAVFATAEVVMGRLQDASGGLGNTLLSLGGGSTGPGFDAIAEDARTALDTMTYALNSSASGRYLFAGTQTDRAPMADSETILSALKAEIAGLTSAADISQAAQDWFDDPGGFRALAYSGSDVPLAPVEIGEDTHVSFTWRADDEAFRDAIQATALAALAAGGETDLDAAELRGFLTERGSSLKNSEDDLTVIRTELGAGQSRLAEVSARNAAERTSLDYARGALLEADPYETAVRLEDAQFRLESLYAVTVRMSQLSLTSFLR; the protein is encoded by the coding sequence ATGTGTGCCTATTCGATCGGCGATCTTGCGAGCAGCTTCGCCACAATGAACCAAACAAGCAGAATTCGACACACGATCGAACGACTGACGGATGAACTGGCCTCCGGGCGCACTCAAGATGTTCTGGAGCGTCTGGGTGGCGATTATACAAGGCTATCAGACATCGAACACCGGATGACCATGCTTGACGGTTACCGGCTGAGCGCAGGGGAAACAGACGCCGTCTTTGCAACAGCCGAGGTGGTCATGGGTCGGTTGCAGGACGCGAGCGGAGGTCTTGGCAACACTTTGCTCTCTCTAGGGGGCGGCTCCACGGGACCGGGTTTCGACGCTATTGCGGAAGATGCACGGACTGCCCTCGATACAATGACATACGCCTTGAACAGTTCGGCAAGCGGTCGGTATCTCTTTGCCGGGACGCAGACAGACCGCGCGCCCATGGCCGACAGCGAAACGATATTGAGCGCGCTCAAGGCCGAAATCGCGGGCTTGACGAGTGCCGCTGACATCTCGCAGGCAGCTCAGGATTGGTTTGACGACCCCGGAGGTTTTCGGGCGCTGGCCTATTCGGGGTCCGACGTGCCCCTTGCGCCGGTGGAGATCGGCGAAGATACGCACGTGTCTTTCACATGGCGCGCTGATGATGAGGCTTTCCGGGACGCGATCCAGGCGACGGCTCTCGCTGCGCTGGCCGCGGGCGGTGAGACCGATCTGGATGCAGCAGAGCTCCGCGGATTTCTGACGGAAAGGGGGTCGTCCTTGAAGAATTCGGAAGACGATTTGACGGTAATACGCACTGAACTTGGCGCCGGGCAGTCCAGGCTTGCCGAAGTTTCAGCCAGAAATGCCGCTGAACGGACATCGCTTGACTACGCCAGAGGCGCCCTTTTGGAGGCGGATCCCTATGAAACAGCTGTCCGTCTTGAAGACGCGCAATTTCGCCTCGAAAGCCTTTACGCGGTGACCGTGCGCATGTCTCAGTTGTCATTGACGAGCTTTCTGAGATGA
- the flgK gene encoding flagellar hook-associated protein FlgK: MSLTSALNSAFSGLTAAGRSSSLVSSNIANALTDGYARRDLALGSDTTNGGVRILGTLRHVDLAVLSNRREAEAGLRQAETLSGFFSSYEAVLGQPGEATSLTGRLADFEARLVSAASRPDATSRLDAVASSGRDLASQLNAASREIESQRSAADRAIGTQVETLNKKLETIQKLNTRITAIEASGKDTTALQDQRQALIDDVNEIVPVRRVQRDFGQVALYSTGGAILLDGSPATIEFTPSNTVTADMRVETGRLSGLSINGIELGTDSASSPLRGGTLLAQFEIRDEAGVAAQADLDAFARDLIERFQSPGVDPTLGPTDAGLFTDAGDAFDPANEVGLAGRLSLNALADPNAGGESWRIRDGLGATAPGSVGDATMLRTLKDALTSTRPTPTGQKSAADHGSDLLSKVARGRSERDEAVSYASSTYSQMREIELADGVDTDTEMQRLLLIEQAYAANARVIETVDEMMNTLLRI, encoded by the coding sequence ATGTCACTTACATCAGCTTTGAATTCTGCATTCAGCGGATTAACGGCGGCCGGTCGGTCCTCTTCCCTCGTCTCCTCCAATATCGCGAACGCGCTAACCGACGGATATGCCCGACGCGACCTGGCTCTGGGTTCAGATACGACCAACGGGGGCGTCCGCATCCTGGGTACGCTGAGGCATGTCGACCTTGCAGTGTTGTCAAACCGGCGCGAAGCAGAGGCCGGACTACGTCAGGCAGAGACACTTTCCGGTTTCTTCAGCTCTTACGAAGCGGTTCTCGGTCAACCGGGAGAGGCGACATCCCTGACCGGGCGTCTTGCCGATTTTGAAGCGCGCCTCGTCTCTGCGGCAAGCCGGCCGGACGCGACCTCCCGTTTGGATGCTGTGGCGTCGTCAGGGCGCGATCTTGCATCGCAACTCAACGCGGCATCGCGGGAGATTGAAAGCCAACGGTCTGCGGCAGACCGTGCCATTGGTACGCAGGTCGAGACGCTCAACAAAAAACTTGAAACCATTCAGAAGCTCAACACACGCATCACAGCGATCGAGGCATCCGGGAAGGACACGACTGCACTTCAGGATCAGCGGCAGGCCCTGATCGACGACGTCAACGAAATCGTGCCCGTCCGTCGGGTCCAGCGGGATTTCGGGCAAGTTGCCCTTTATTCGACAGGCGGCGCGATCCTCCTCGATGGGAGCCCGGCCACGATTGAATTCACCCCGTCCAATACGGTTACCGCGGATATGCGGGTTGAAACGGGCCGCTTATCCGGTCTTTCGATCAATGGGATCGAGCTGGGCACAGATAGTGCGAGCAGTCCGCTGAGAGGCGGCACGCTCCTGGCGCAATTCGAAATTCGCGACGAAGCCGGCGTGGCCGCACAGGCCGATCTTGACGCGTTTGCCCGCGATCTGATCGAGCGGTTCCAGTCTCCTGGCGTCGATCCGACGCTGGGTCCTACGGATGCAGGCCTGTTCACCGATGCAGGCGACGCCTTCGACCCCGCCAACGAGGTGGGTCTGGCCGGACGGTTGTCGTTGAACGCCTTGGCGGATCCGAATGCGGGCGGGGAGAGTTGGCGGATCAGAGACGGCTTAGGCGCCACGGCACCGGGCAGCGTGGGGGACGCAACCATGTTGCGCACATTGAAGGACGCACTGACCTCGACCCGCCCGACACCCACCGGCCAAAAGTCAGCAGCGGACCATGGATCGGACCTATTGAGCAAGGTTGCACGCGGCCGTTCAGAACGCGACGAAGCCGTCAGTTACGCATCCAGCACATACAGCCAGATGCGGGAGATCGAGCTGGCGGACGGGGTCGACACCGACACAGAGATGCAACGTCTGCTTTTGATCGAACAGGCCTATGCCGCGAATGCGCGTGTGATCGAGACCGTCGATGAAATGATGAATACCCTACTGAGGATTTAA
- a CDS encoding flagellar hook protein FlgE, producing MTISSSLNAGVAGLTANASRLASISDNIANSSTYGYKRVQTDFHSMVTGTSGGNYAAGGVRSSTQRLVDERGSLVSTSNATDLAVRGRGMLPVTTTSAVNSNSNSTEMLLTTTGSFRTDSEGRLTTESGLVLLGWPANPDGTIPTYPRDTADGLEPIQINVNGFSGEPTTQMRLGVNLPATETASGAEGKTEQLSVEYYGNLGTSENIQIEFVPTVAATGSSNEWTMILRDSASDNAVIGEYTLTFDDTRAAGGTLASVSTVSGGGYDAATGTMVVNVAGGPMEIDIGMIGQQDGITQLSDRFAPVSISKDGLPVGNMTSVEVDENGYVHAFFDTGITRTIYQVPLVDLPNPNGMIALDQQTYMPSPDSGSYFLWNASEGPTGDIVSYAREESATDVASELTNMIQTQRSYSSNAKVIQTVDEMLQETTNIKR from the coding sequence ATGACCATCTCCTCCTCGCTCAACGCGGGTGTTGCCGGGCTTACGGCGAATGCTTCCCGTCTGGCGTCCATTTCAGACAACATCGCCAATTCCTCCACCTATGGTTACAAGCGGGTGCAGACCGATTTTCATTCCATGGTCACCGGTACATCCGGCGGCAACTATGCCGCCGGCGGGGTTCGCTCTTCCACTCAGCGCCTGGTAGACGAGCGGGGGTCGCTGGTCTCTACCTCGAATGCAACCGATCTTGCTGTGCGGGGCCGCGGCATGCTGCCGGTCACGACCACTTCCGCCGTGAACTCAAACAGCAACAGCACAGAGATGTTGTTGACGACGACCGGATCCTTCCGAACCGATTCCGAAGGGCGACTGACGACCGAATCCGGCCTTGTTCTCTTGGGATGGCCCGCTAACCCGGATGGCACGATCCCTACATACCCCCGCGATACCGCTGACGGGCTTGAGCCGATCCAGATCAACGTCAACGGGTTTTCCGGCGAACCCACGACCCAGATGCGCCTGGGCGTGAACCTGCCGGCAACGGAAACAGCGTCGGGCGCAGAGGGAAAGACGGAGCAGCTCTCGGTCGAATATTACGGCAACCTTGGAACCTCTGAAAACATCCAGATTGAGTTCGTTCCCACGGTCGCGGCAACTGGATCCTCGAACGAATGGACGATGATCCTGCGCGATTCCGCATCCGACAATGCCGTGATCGGGGAATACACACTCACATTCGATGACACGCGCGCCGCAGGCGGTACGCTTGCTAGCGTGAGCACGGTATCGGGGGGCGGCTATGACGCGGCCACCGGGACAATGGTCGTGAATGTTGCCGGCGGGCCGATGGAGATCGATATCGGCATGATCGGCCAGCAGGATGGCATCACGCAACTCTCAGATCGCTTCGCCCCCGTTTCAATTTCGAAAGACGGGCTGCCTGTCGGCAATATGACAAGCGTGGAGGTTGACGAGAACGGGTATGTCCATGCCTTTTTCGATACCGGGATAACACGAACGATCTATCAGGTTCCGCTGGTCGATTTACCCAATCCCAATGGCATGATCGCGCTGGATCAGCAGACATATATGCCGTCTCCCGATAGCGGATCCTATTTCCTCTGGAATGCAAGCGAGGGACCGACGGGTGATATCGTATCCTACGCCCGTGAGGAAAGCGCGACGGATGTTGCAAGCGAACTGACCAACATGATCCAGACGCAACGGTCCTATTCGTCAAATGCCAAGGTCATCCAGACCGTGGACGAGATGCTGCAGGAAACCACGAATATCAAACGGTGA